Proteins co-encoded in one Rhopalosiphum maidis isolate BTI-1 chromosome 2, ASM367621v3, whole genome shotgun sequence genomic window:
- the LOC113552404 gene encoding leucine-rich repeat-containing protein 51-like: MNDSSRTVPKHALHTDPKFVHDIKLGKPLDYSSKGLRTLDKLINETPLSVRVHGVPDRGINKRFICGAIWLNNNYLTSLQGLNKSIEELLELPAYLTWIDISHNEFKNIGQEFFQFKFLSILYMHGNQINDIKEVLKLKSLSNLRTLTLHGNPISRLTKYRCLVLFYLPQIKSLDFSLITRQERSVAPPILCTRLVTNKVVVII, from the exons ATGAATGATTCAAGTCGAACCGTACCAAAACACGCTCTACATACTGATCCTAAGTTTGTACATGACATTAAATTAGGAAAGCCTTTGGATTATTCGTCAAAAGGTCTTAGGACGCTTGATA aaCTAATAAACGAAACTCCGTTATCTGTAAGAGTCCACGGAGTGCCCGATCGAGGTATCAACAAGAGATTCATATGTGGAGCCatttggttaaataataattatttaacgagCTTACAAGGTTTGAACAAATCAATCGAAGAGTTGCTCGAGTTGCCGGCATATTTGACTTGGATTGACATTTcacataatgaatttaaaaacattggtCAG gaattttttcaatttaaatttttgtcgaTATTGTACATGCATGGAAATCAAATAAATGACATTAAGGAAGTTTTGAAACTAAAATCACTATCAAATTTACGAACATTAACTCTACACGGAAATCCGATATCACGGCTAACTAAATATCGTTGTCttgtattgttttatcttccacaaattaaaagtttagatTTTTCATTAATCACTCGTCAAGAAAGGAGTGTTGCTCCgccaatattatgtaca AGGTTAGTGACCAACAAAGtagttgtaattatttaa
- the LOC113552402 gene encoding leucine-rich repeat extensin-like protein 1: MVWLLIIIKLDIQSSLGMKWSTLVGCLIVCLLDLKVSDGISSVPCSQAGSDLQDSVANVNQPPVLPSPLAPLLTTLCSSSTLNALPPSALVSVVNTLSATPELFKTLPPPTLVALLSAVSSPSVLNELSPISILVLLAAVSSSTPTSISSVPRDVLFPLLKTLSSSGLLPPPDSVQPNTVFTQLPPLPPPAPQVIVPGPALGPMYINLPNKSPRPPPIIVPTGPPPSIVVSIPRPYPAPPPLIMPYGTPGPIVINEGQNTSPPSAQTVLSAPESPKIFFTTHPSKSYLNSIDGRKSPQDYCESQFEIPKVYALPPGVLPNQYFQIDRKCT; encoded by the exons ATTAAACTCGATATCCAGTCAAGTCTTGGAATGAAGTGGTCGACTTTAGTTGGCTGCTTGATTGTGTGCCTCTTGGATcttaag gtttCCGATGGGATTTCCTCGGTTCCTTGTTCACAAGCTGGCTCAGATCTACAAGACAGCGTCGCAAATGTGAATCAGCCTCCAGTTTTACCCTCGCCATTAGCCCCCCTGTTGACCACTTTGTGTTCATCATCCACATTGAACGCTCTACCTCCTTCAGCGCTCGTGTCAGTTGTTAACACGCTGTCAGCAACGCCCGAGCTTTTCAAAACGTTGCCACCTCCTACGCTCGTAGCCCTGTTAAGTGCTGTCTCGTCACCTTCGGTGCTAAATGAATTGTCACCAATCTCTATTCTCGTCTTGCTCGCCGCCGTCTCTTCATCCACTCCTACATCAATTTCATCTGTACCGCGTGATGTGCTGTTTCCTTTGTTGAAAACTTTGTCTTCTTCCGGTCTACTGCCACCACCTGATTCCGTGCAGCCGAACACTGTTTTCACTCAACTACCACCCTTGCCACCACCGGCGCCACAAGTCATAGTTCCCGGCCCGGCTCTAGGtccaatgtatataaatttaccaaACAAATCGCCCAGACCCCCGCCGATCATCGTACCGACTGGACCTCCGCCATCTATCGTCGTGTCCATCCCCCGACCATACCCAGCACCGCCACCTTTAATCATGCCTTACGGTACCCCTGGCCCAATCGTGATAAATGAAGGACAGAACACTAGTCCTCCATCCGCCCAAACAGTATTATCCGCTCCCGAatcaccaaaaatattttttaccacgCATCCATCGAAATCATATCTCAACTCGATCGATGGTAGAAAATCACCACAAGACTATTGTGAATCACAGTTTGAAATTCCAAAAGTGTACGCCTTACCACCCGGTGTTTTACCAAACCAATATTTCCAGATTGATAGAAAATGTACCTAA
- the LOC113552403 gene encoding vegetative cell wall protein gp1-like: MNTFGIIATLAVASFATIEATPCPPTCLPLPCLPAPVLPPPCLPAPALPPPCLPPPVLPSPCLPAPPLPPCIPSPPISPAALASLLATLKAAAPISPLATLPVPPPALPACAPAPTVATTLTVPAPAPQVIAPGPAPGPLIVQLPSVAGKVAPIVVPAGPAANLLVKLTQSPAPAPIILPGAAPGPIVINDGNVIKEQSITRAPAPDPNKIFFALPPPLPTPPVVLPPAPLPKVFFNPGLYVQKPDIVYQTPVGLPQLFLIPSPCPCPAPCYPPPGPCNLPPVLAKVPCVC; the protein is encoded by the exons atgaacactTTTGGAATTATAGCCACCTTGGCAGTGGCTAGCTTCGCTACG ATCGAAGCCACACCGTGTCCACCTACATGCCTTCCACTCCCATGTCTTCCAGCGCCAGTTCTACCACCACCATGTCTTCCAGCCCCAGCTCTACCACCACCGTGCCTTCCACCACCAGTTTTACCATCCCCATGTCTTCCTGCCCCACCTCTGCCACCTTGCATACCTTCACCACCAATTAGTCCAGCGGCTCTAGCCTCTTTATTAGCTACTCTTAAAGCAGCGGCACCTATTTCACCCCTTGCCACACTACCTGTTCCACCGCCTGCCCTACCAGCCTGTGCACCCGCCCCGACTGTAGCTACAACCCTGACGGTCCCCGCACCTGCACCTCAGGTCATAGCTCCAGGACCAGCACCAGGGCCATTGATAGTCCAATTGCCGTCAGTAGCCGGAAAGGTAGCGCCAATCGTCGTTCCCGCCGGTCCAGCCGCTAATCTGCTCGTCAAACTGACTCAATCTCCAGCTCCCGCACCCATCATACTTCCAGGAGCGGCACCCGGGCCTATCGTCATCAACGACGGAAACGTAATCAAGGAACAGTCCATCACGCGTGCACCAGCTCCAGatccaaacaaaatattcttcGCGTTACCACCGCCATTACCGACTCCACCTGTCGTGTTGCCACCCGCGCCATTGCCAAAAGTGTTCTTCAATCCCGGTCTGTATGTCCAAAAACCTGATATCGTTTACCAAACTCCAGTCGGTCTACCTCAATTGTTTTTGATTCCGTCGCCGTGCCCATGCCCAGCACCGTGCTACCCACCACCCGGTCCATGCAACCTACCTCCAGTCCTTGCTAAGGTTCCTTGCGTTTGTTAA